A stretch of the Duncaniella dubosii genome encodes the following:
- a CDS encoding DUF3843 family protein, with translation MAKNSKLRKASKNILVPTVRWREVHPMGVVCRSDAYYAKMAGRMAGMIRDMIGNAVEATEDDIVDVAVELAAYLEDKINGINLWNAFIALYREKFGRVYPFYDVREDELLDDEPNLPDVRFILWRAFDRISSASLLNPLTQPISTLAGIIHDFLMDEFESAPESPEFVEAIYTADKYDDVIYLRSMCSWLAARSYLTAVYDMEYCFEKIFDIYKSIVGDNINEMMLAYGIEAYFAFNAEIGPLALTAPAWLGKMMELSGNEAVRKLAPGISAIRTKTMLPYDIKAVGQDGFKVESLAGDIMEMTFDPLPENVWSDVRVGHQIITTLFEYNGKWKVNGMSSITPKKMDFSPAKADYAKRLDSQKNSYDWNISKNNGSRIGVAADMKELKARFGLDKVKNPKIDESVSDDLDNAKEILYFINDDGSMSILPDCAPCVAIPDNPYYNVSEATARGAMILCGHESSKEMRQYIMDNGLMPDARLASPSIPDSEAKTWFAENVPFLVALTHSDDVEVNMP, from the coding sequence ATGGCAAAGAACTCAAAATTGCGCAAAGCTTCTAAAAATATACTCGTGCCTACAGTCAGATGGCGCGAGGTTCATCCGATGGGTGTCGTATGCCGTTCGGATGCTTACTATGCCAAGATGGCCGGCCGTATGGCAGGCATGATTCGTGACATGATAGGTAATGCCGTTGAGGCGACCGAGGATGACATCGTGGATGTCGCTGTTGAACTTGCTGCATATCTGGAAGATAAGATAAATGGTATAAACCTGTGGAATGCGTTTATAGCGCTTTATAGGGAGAAATTCGGCCGGGTCTATCCTTTCTATGATGTCAGAGAGGATGAACTGCTTGACGATGAACCGAATCTGCCTGATGTACGCTTCATCCTGTGGCGCGCTTTCGACAGGATTTCTTCCGCTTCGCTGCTCAACCCTCTGACCCAACCAATTTCAACCTTGGCCGGTATTATCCATGATTTCCTTATGGATGAGTTTGAGTCTGCTCCTGAATCGCCGGAATTTGTCGAAGCCATCTATACAGCGGATAAATACGATGATGTGATCTATCTGCGGTCGATGTGTTCATGGCTTGCTGCAAGGTCTTATCTGACAGCGGTCTATGATATGGAATATTGTTTCGAAAAGATTTTCGATATTTATAAATCCATCGTCGGTGATAATATTAATGAAATGATGTTGGCTTATGGAATCGAGGCGTATTTCGCGTTTAATGCCGAGATTGGACCGTTGGCTCTGACTGCGCCGGCCTGGCTTGGCAAGATGATGGAGCTGTCAGGCAATGAAGCTGTCAGGAAGCTTGCACCCGGCATAAGCGCTATCCGTACAAAGACTATGCTTCCGTATGATATCAAGGCTGTAGGGCAAGACGGTTTTAAGGTTGAATCGCTTGCGGGAGATATTATGGAAATGACATTTGACCCACTGCCTGAAAATGTATGGAGCGATGTGCGTGTAGGCCATCAGATTATTACTACATTGTTTGAATATAATGGCAAGTGGAAAGTCAATGGCATGTCGTCAATCACCCCTAAGAAAATGGATTTCAGTCCAGCCAAGGCGGATTATGCCAAAAGGCTGGATTCACAGAAGAACTCTTATGACTGGAATATCAGTAAAAATAATGGAAGCCGTATAGGTGTGGCTGCCGACATGAAGGAGCTTAAAGCCCGTTTCGGTCTGGACAAGGTCAAGAATCCAAAGATAGACGAGTCGGTATCGGATGATTTGGACAATGCAAAAGAGATTCTCTATTTTATAAATGACGACGGTTCGATGAGTATTTTGCCTGATTGTGCCCCCTGCGTCGCCATCCCTGATAATCCTTATTATAATGTCAGTGAGGCTACAGCCAGAGGTGCCATGATATTGTGTGGTCATGAATCGAGCAAAGAAATGCGCCAATATATAATGGATAACGGACTTATGCCCGATGCACGGCTTGCATCTCCGTCGATTCCAGACTCCGAGGCTAAGACGTGGTTTGCAGAAAATGTGCCGTTTCTTGTGGCCTTGACCCATAGCGATGATGTCGAGGTCAACATGCCTTGA